The Eubacteriaceae bacterium Marseille-Q4139 genome has a window encoding:
- a CDS encoding PHP domain-containing protein has translation MHSFYSDDGEYSPKELVNLCKKAGIRVMAVADHNCTKACGPALSAAEEAGIRSVPAVEIDCTFRGTDLHVLGYGIRYESQDFAKIEERIAEQSEKASHERLNKTRALGFFLTEEELDEETAGNYWKHVWAGETFGKLLLAKEEYRDSPLLLPYRPGGKRSDNPYVNFYWDYYSQGKPCHAAMEYPSFEETLSVIHRNGGKAVLAHPGNNLKGREELLEPMRELGLDGIEAFCSYHGEKEREFYAAYARAHGLILTCGSDFHGKVKPAVAIGGHGCMLLEEEMEREIQRLLEKA, from the coding sequence ATGCATTCTTTTTACAGCGACGACGGGGAGTATTCGCCAAAGGAGCTGGTGAACCTGTGCAAAAAAGCAGGAATCCGGGTGATGGCTGTGGCCGACCACAACTGTACGAAGGCCTGCGGGCCGGCTCTTTCGGCGGCCGAAGAGGCTGGGATCCGGTCAGTGCCGGCCGTTGAGATTGACTGTACGTTTCGCGGGACGGACCTTCATGTGCTTGGCTATGGGATCCGATATGAAAGCCAGGATTTTGCAAAGATCGAGGAACGGATTGCAGAGCAGAGTGAAAAGGCGTCCCATGAAAGGCTAAACAAGACGAGAGCGCTTGGATTTTTCCTCACGGAAGAGGAACTGGATGAGGAGACGGCCGGAAACTACTGGAAGCATGTGTGGGCCGGAGAGACCTTTGGAAAGCTTCTGCTTGCCAAAGAGGAATACCGGGATTCGCCGCTCCTTCTGCCGTACCGGCCCGGCGGGAAGCGGAGCGATAACCCGTATGTGAATTTCTACTGGGACTACTATTCCCAGGGAAAGCCCTGCCATGCGGCCATGGAGTATCCGTCCTTTGAAGAGACGCTTTCCGTCATCCACAGAAACGGCGGAAAGGCGGTGCTTGCCCACCCTGGAAACAATTTAAAGGGACGCGAAGAGCTGCTGGAGCCCATGCGTGAGCTGGGGCTGGACGGAATCGAGGCTTTTTGCAGCTATCACGGCGAAAAAGAGCGGGAATTTTATGCGGCGTATGCCAGGGCGCACGGCCTGATCCTCACCTGCGGCAGCGATTTCCATGGGAAGGTCAAGCCGGCCGTCGCTATCGGAGGGCATGGGTGTATGCTTTTGGAGGAAGAGATGGAGAGGGAAATTCAGCGCCTTTTGGAGAAAGCGTGA
- a CDS encoding creatininase family protein — MFLERITWVQAKEYFEKNDTVIIPVGSTENHGSQLSLGTDFLIPRNLCERMEPKLSCLVAPTVPYGVADQHTNFPGTITIGADGLYDLLNRITDQLYGFGARHFVFLNGHGGNTPVLQRLCLDLDKKGALGCMLNWWILAGELNPDWKGGHGGGEETAAMLAVDPSCVHMEYFMPFEPINLSDDLTFGGASNVNFGGVSVPVPRHVDRYSASGWYGPDSPEKATKEWGEAMLAATADFCAEFIKKFMDVKIERG; from the coding sequence ATGTTTCTTGAACGGATTACATGGGTACAGGCAAAGGAATATTTTGAGAAAAACGACACGGTTATCATCCCGGTCGGCAGCACGGAAAACCACGGCTCGCAGCTTTCCCTTGGGACGGATTTTCTGATTCCCAGGAATTTATGCGAGCGGATGGAACCAAAGCTCTCCTGCCTGGTTGCGCCGACGGTTCCTTACGGCGTCGCGGATCAGCACACCAATTTTCCCGGCACCATCACCATCGGGGCTGACGGGCTCTACGACCTCTTAAACAGGATCACCGATCAGCTCTACGGCTTCGGCGCCCGGCACTTCGTCTTCTTAAACGGCCACGGCGGAAACACGCCCGTGCTCCAGAGGCTCTGCCTCGATCTGGATAAAAAAGGCGCCCTCGGCTGCATGTTAAACTGGTGGATCCTGGCCGGGGAATTAAATCCCGACTGGAAGGGCGGCCACGGCGGCGGGGAGGAGACGGCGGCCATGCTGGCAGTCGACCCGTCCTGCGTACATATGGAGTATTTCATGCCCTTTGAGCCCATAAACTTGAGCGATGACCTGACCTTTGGCGGTGCCTCCAACGTGAATTTTGGCGGCGTCTCCGTCCCGGTTCCCCGCCATGTGGACCGGTACTCCGCAAGCGGCTGGTACGGCCCGGATTCCCCAGAAAAAGCCACGAAAGAATGGGGTGAAGCCATGCTGGCGGCAACGGCGGACTTCTGCGCGGAATTTATAAAGAAGTTTATGGATGTGAAGATTGAAAGGGGATAA
- a CDS encoding spore germination protein: protein MKISSDIKQNMEHFHSLFDVSKNFDIVYHTIEIGGKQACLYFVDGFTKDEVLLRLMQGFASIKPADMPENAHDFSKQYVSYGETGLLSEDSQIAVQLLSGLTCLFIDGYGQCITIDCRTYPARGVTEPDKDKVLRGSRDGFVETLIFNTALIRRRIRDTNFTVEILSAGDSSHTDIAVCYMKKRVDEKLLSTIKERIEKLHVDALTMNQESLAECLFPYKWYNPFPKFRFSERPDTAAASILEGSIVILVDTSPACMILPSSVFDIIEEADDYYFPPVTGTYLRLSRMTVSLLTLFLTPVWLLLMQNPHWIPDWLQFILLADEIHVPLIFQLLILEFAIDGLRLAAVNTPSMLTTPLSVIAGIVLGEYSVKSGWFNSETMLYMAFVTIANYSQASFELGYALKFMRVILLVLTSLLNLWGFLIGTALAVLAVVFNKTIAGKSYIYPLIPFSWSECKKRFFRGRLPHAEK from the coding sequence ATGAAGATTTCCTCAGATATCAAACAGAACATGGAACATTTTCACAGCCTCTTTGACGTGTCCAAAAACTTCGACATCGTCTATCATACCATCGAAATCGGCGGGAAACAGGCCTGCCTGTATTTCGTGGACGGCTTCACAAAGGACGAGGTGCTTTTGCGGCTCATGCAGGGCTTCGCCTCCATAAAGCCTGCGGACATGCCCGAAAATGCCCATGATTTTTCCAAACAGTATGTGAGCTACGGCGAAACAGGGCTTCTCTCCGAGGACAGCCAGATTGCCGTCCAGCTTCTCTCCGGCCTCACCTGCCTGTTTATCGACGGGTACGGCCAGTGCATCACCATCGACTGCCGCACCTACCCGGCCCGCGGCGTCACAGAACCGGACAAAGACAAGGTGCTGCGCGGTTCCAGGGACGGTTTTGTGGAGACGTTAATTTTCAACACGGCCTTGATCCGCCGCCGCATCCGCGATACGAATTTCACCGTGGAAATCCTGTCGGCCGGCGACAGCTCCCACACGGATATCGCCGTCTGCTATATGAAAAAACGGGTGGACGAAAAGCTGCTTTCCACCATCAAGGAGCGGATTGAAAAGCTCCATGTGGACGCCCTCACCATGAACCAGGAGAGCCTGGCCGAGTGCCTGTTCCCCTATAAATGGTACAATCCTTTCCCGAAATTCCGTTTTTCCGAGCGGCCTGACACGGCGGCTGCGTCCATTTTGGAAGGCAGCATCGTAATCCTTGTGGACACCTCTCCGGCCTGCATGATCCTGCCCTCGTCCGTCTTTGACATCATTGAAGAAGCCGACGACTATTATTTTCCGCCGGTCACAGGAACGTACCTTCGCCTGTCCCGCATGACCGTAAGCCTTCTCACCCTGTTTCTGACGCCGGTCTGGCTTTTGCTCATGCAGAATCCCCACTGGATCCCCGACTGGCTCCAGTTTATCCTGCTGGCCGACGAGATCCATGTGCCGTTAATTTTCCAGCTCTTGATCCTGGAATTTGCCATCGACGGCCTGCGGCTGGCTGCCGTCAATACGCCGAGCATGCTGACGACGCCTTTAAGCGTCATTGCCGGTATCGTCCTCGGTGAATACTCGGTGAAATCCGGCTGGTTCAACAGCGAAACCATGCTCTACATGGCCTTTGTGACGATTGCCAACTACTCCCAGGCAAGCTTTGAGCTCGGCTACGCCTTAAAATTCATGCGCGTGATCCTGCTGGTTCTGACTTCCCTGTTGAACCTCTGGGGCTTTCTCATCGGCACGGCCCTCGCCGTCCTTGCCGTCGTCTTCAACAAGACTATCGCCGGGAAGAGCTACATCTACCCTCTGATCCCGTTCTCCTGGTCGGAGTGCAAAAAACGGTTCTTCCGCGGCCGCCTTCCTCACGCAGAAAAGTAG
- a CDS encoding tRNA threonylcarbamoyladenosine dehydratase, protein MNREIFTRTIQILGEDGFLRLQNASVAVFGLGGVGSHCAEALARSGIGALFLVDADQVAPSNINRQSIALLSTVGRKKTEVMKEKLSDISPSCQVTVSDAFVLPENLNEVFASFPGKPDYIIDAIDTVSAKLALAVYAKENGLRLISSMGTGNKLHPELFKIADIYETNVCPLCRVMRRELKKREIASLKVLYSEEIPRTPDIPGELKNTGRPAPASIAFVPPVAGLLIAGEVIRELSGVS, encoded by the coding sequence ATGAACAGAGAAATTTTTACAAGAACGATTCAGATTTTAGGCGAGGACGGCTTTCTGCGCCTTCAAAACGCTTCTGTGGCCGTTTTCGGGCTCGGAGGCGTCGGCTCCCACTGCGCCGAAGCCCTGGCAAGGAGCGGAATCGGGGCGCTTTTCCTCGTGGATGCCGACCAGGTGGCCCCCTCCAATATCAACCGCCAGAGCATTGCCCTTTTAAGCACCGTAGGGCGGAAAAAAACAGAGGTCATGAAGGAAAAGCTTTCCGACATCAGCCCCTCCTGTCAGGTCACGGTGAGCGACGCCTTCGTACTCCCGGAAAACCTGAACGAAGTCTTTGCTTCTTTTCCCGGGAAGCCGGACTACATCATCGATGCCATCGACACGGTGAGCGCCAAGCTGGCTCTGGCCGTCTATGCCAAGGAAAACGGACTCCGTCTGATTTCCTCCATGGGGACGGGCAACAAGCTGCACCCGGAGCTTTTTAAAATCGCCGACATTTACGAGACAAACGTCTGCCCCCTCTGCCGCGTCATGAGGCGGGAGTTAAAAAAGCGGGAGATTGCGTCCTTAAAAGTCCTCTATTCCGAGGAAATCCCAAGGACGCCTGACATCCCAGGAGAGCTTAAAAACACAGGCCGGCCAGCACCAGCAAGCATCGCCTTTGTCCCGCCGGTGGCCGGGCTTCTCATTGCCGGCGAGGTGATCCGCGAGCTTTCCGGCGTTTCGTAA
- a CDS encoding MATE family efflux transporter, whose protein sequence is MTDGVIWRQLIGFAVPLLLGNLLQQLYNTVDSIVVGQFIGSEALAAVSSSNSLINLIIGMFMGISTGAGVVISQYYGAKAEKKMQQAVHTAITLCMIGGVILIFVGILFSPFILRLMGTPEEVMVNSVIYFRIFFCGSLFNLTYNMAAGILRAVGDSRRPLYYLCASSITNIVLDVALVVLFGMGVEGVAIATVASQCLSMCLALWALTRTEDIYRLDFKKLRLHPLMVKMIMTQGLPAGVQQSIISLSNVIVQANINAYGAMAMAGFGSYLKIEGFAQLPMQSFCLAATTFTGQNIGAKRYDRVKKGMLQNLVICFLYAGAACILLYIFAPVLTAIFSEEPEVVRYGTLTMRLVIPFYMAIPIHQVLMGTMRGAGKTFVSMMISVGNMCILRMIYINLFVPFFPSYEAVLLCYPITWASTATMDILYAWRGKWLPEEE, encoded by the coding sequence ATGACAGACGGCGTGATCTGGAGGCAGCTCATCGGCTTTGCCGTGCCGTTACTTTTGGGAAACCTGCTCCAGCAGCTTTACAATACGGTGGACTCCATCGTCGTGGGCCAGTTCATCGGAAGTGAGGCGTTGGCGGCCGTCAGCTCCAGCAACTCGTTAATCAACCTGATTATCGGCATGTTCATGGGAATTTCCACCGGCGCCGGCGTCGTAATTTCCCAGTATTACGGGGCAAAGGCGGAGAAAAAGATGCAGCAGGCCGTTCACACGGCCATCACCCTGTGCATGATCGGCGGCGTGATCCTGATCTTTGTGGGAATCCTCTTTTCGCCGTTTATTCTGCGGCTCATGGGGACGCCCGAGGAGGTCATGGTAAACTCCGTTATCTATTTCCGAATCTTTTTCTGCGGCTCCTTGTTTAACTTAACCTACAACATGGCGGCCGGCATCCTGCGGGCCGTGGGGGATTCCAGGCGCCCGCTCTATTATCTCTGTGCCTCGTCCATTACAAATATCGTCCTGGACGTGGCCCTTGTGGTGCTGTTCGGCATGGGCGTAGAAGGCGTCGCCATCGCAACGGTCGCCTCCCAGTGCCTTTCCATGTGTCTGGCTCTCTGGGCGCTCACGAGGACCGAGGATATTTACCGGCTGGATTTTAAGAAGCTGAGGCTCCATCCGCTTATGGTGAAGATGATTATGACCCAGGGGCTTCCGGCCGGGGTCCAGCAGTCCATCATCTCGCTGTCCAACGTCATCGTCCAGGCCAACATCAACGCCTACGGCGCCATGGCCATGGCCGGTTTCGGTTCTTACCTGAAAATCGAGGGCTTTGCACAGCTTCCGATGCAGAGCTTCTGCCTGGCGGCCACCACGTTCACGGGACAGAACATCGGCGCGAAGCGGTACGACCGTGTGAAAAAAGGTATGCTTCAGAATCTGGTGATCTGTTTCCTTTATGCCGGCGCTGCCTGTATCCTGCTTTACATTTTTGCACCGGTGCTGACGGCGATCTTCAGCGAAGAGCCGGAGGTGGTGCGGTACGGTACCCTGACCATGCGGCTCGTGATCCCGTTTTACATGGCGATCCCGATCCACCAGGTTTTAATGGGCACCATGCGCGGCGCCGGAAAGACGTTTGTTTCCATGATGATCTCCGTGGGGAACATGTGTATCCTGCGTATGATTTATATTAACCTTTTCGTGCCGTTTTTCCCGAGCTACGAGGCAGTCCTGCTTTGCTACCCGATCACCTGGGCCAGCACGGCAACCATGGATATTCTTTATGCATGGCGGGGAAAATGGCTTCCAGAAGAAGAATAA
- a CDS encoding NAD(+) synthase — MKDGFLRVAAATPEVKVADPVFNREAVCRLMKEGEKAGAKVMVFPELCLTAYTCGDLFLQDSLLLAVKREFETLVDFTKDMDMVFFVGLPWEKGGKLYNAAAVIKGGKLLGVVPKKYLPNYSEFYELRHFKPGNDVPEFIEWRGERVPFGSRILFPCRNVPGLILAAEICEDVWVMDPPSISHAKAGATVIANCSASDETTGKHAYRNSLISGQSARLVCGYIYANAGEGESTQDLVFGGHNLIAEDGTILASSKRFSGGVIYADLDLERIKNERRRMTTFEPEEPAGYVQAEFELACEELSLNRYIDPAPFVPSDEGERAERCEEILTIQAMGLKKRLAHTGAAHAVVGISGGLDSTLALLVTARAFDMLKIPRENILSVTMPCFGTTDRTYHNACLLTKKLGAELREVNIKEAVTIHFKDIGHSMNDHDVTYENSQARERTQVLMDLSNKTGGLVIGTGDMSELALGWATYNGDHMSMYGVNASVPKTLVRHLVRYYADTCGDAELRAVLLDILDTPVSPELLPPEDGKISQKTEDLVGPYELHDFFLYYILRLGYRPGKIFRLAKIAFEGQYSPEVIYKWLNTFYRRFFSQQFKRSCLPDGPKVGSVAVSPRGDLRMPSDAARRVWMDELETIKPKEA; from the coding sequence ATGAAAGACGGATTTCTGCGGGTGGCTGCGGCCACGCCGGAGGTGAAGGTTGCCGACCCGGTGTTCAACCGGGAAGCGGTATGCAGGCTGATGAAAGAGGGAGAAAAGGCCGGGGCCAAAGTCATGGTGTTCCCGGAGCTTTGCCTGACGGCATACACCTGCGGCGATTTGTTTCTTCAGGACAGCCTGCTTTTGGCGGTAAAAAGGGAGTTTGAGACCCTTGTGGACTTCACGAAAGACATGGACATGGTATTTTTTGTGGGGCTTCCATGGGAAAAGGGCGGAAAGCTTTATAACGCGGCGGCTGTCATAAAGGGCGGAAAGCTTCTCGGAGTCGTTCCGAAGAAATATCTGCCCAATTATTCGGAATTTTATGAGCTCCGCCATTTTAAGCCGGGAAACGACGTGCCGGAGTTTATTGAGTGGCGGGGAGAACGGGTGCCCTTTGGGAGCCGCATCCTGTTTCCATGCAGGAATGTCCCGGGGCTTATCCTTGCGGCGGAGATCTGCGAGGATGTCTGGGTCATGGATCCGCCGAGCATTTCCCACGCAAAGGCCGGCGCCACAGTCATTGCCAACTGTTCGGCCAGCGATGAGACAACGGGAAAGCATGCCTACCGGAACAGCCTGATTTCCGGCCAGTCGGCAAGGCTTGTCTGCGGCTATATTTACGCCAACGCCGGCGAGGGGGAATCCACTCAGGATCTGGTGTTCGGCGGCCACAACCTGATTGCCGAGGACGGGACGATTCTGGCTTCCTCGAAGCGGTTTTCCGGCGGCGTTATATACGCCGACCTGGATCTGGAGCGGATTAAAAATGAGAGGCGGCGGATGACGACCTTTGAGCCGGAGGAACCGGCCGGCTATGTGCAGGCGGAGTTTGAGCTGGCATGCGAGGAGCTTTCCCTGAACCGCTATATTGATCCGGCGCCCTTTGTGCCTTCCGATGAAGGCGAGCGGGCAGAGCGGTGCGAGGAGATTCTGACGATTCAGGCCATGGGCCTTAAAAAGCGTCTGGCCCATACCGGGGCGGCCCATGCGGTCGTGGGAATTTCCGGCGGCCTGGATTCCACGTTAGCCCTTCTCGTGACGGCCAGGGCTTTTGACATGTTAAAGATCCCGCGGGAAAATATTTTGTCGGTGACGATGCCCTGCTTCGGGACGACGGACAGGACGTACCACAATGCCTGCCTTCTTACGAAAAAGCTCGGCGCAGAGCTTAGAGAGGTCAACATAAAAGAGGCTGTCACCATCCATTTTAAGGATATCGGCCATTCCATGAATGACCATGATGTGACTTACGAAAATTCCCAGGCCAGGGAGAGGACGCAGGTGCTTATGGATCTTTCCAACAAGACGGGCGGCCTGGTGATCGGAACCGGCGACATGTCGGAGCTGGCGCTTGGGTGGGCCACCTATAACGGCGACCACATGTCCATGTACGGCGTCAACGCCTCGGTGCCGAAGACGCTGGTGCGCCATCTCGTCCGCTACTACGCCGATACCTGCGGGGACGCAGAGCTTCGCGCAGTGCTTCTGGACATCCTGGATACGCCGGTGAGCCCGGAGCTTCTCCCGCCGGAGGACGGAAAAATCTCCCAGAAAACAGAGGATCTTGTGGGGCCCTATGAGCTTCACGATTTCTTCCTCTATTATATTCTTCGTCTGGGATACCGGCCGGGAAAGATTTTCCGCCTGGCAAAAATTGCATTTGAAGGCCAGTACAGCCCTGAGGTAATCTATAAGTGGCTAAACACCTTCTACCGCCGGTTCTTTTCCCAGCAGTTTAAGCGTTCCTGCCTGCCGGACGGGCCGAAGGTGGGTTCCGTGGCCGTATCGCCGAGAGGCGATTTAAGGATGCCGAGCGACGCGGCAAGGCGCGTGTGGATGGACGAACTGGAAACAATAAAGCCGAAGGAAGCATAG
- a CDS encoding RNA methyltransferase → MITSTKNEQVKHAAELLKKAKTRNEEGLFVAEGTRLCQEIPKERVERLFLSESFLKGSDGSRFLKQFEGCRTEEVSDSVFASMADTRTPQGVLAIVRQYAYTFDDMFPRGGAAHLMILESLQDPGNLGTIVRAGEGAGITGVIMSRDTVDIYNPKVIRSTMGSALRVPFLYTEDILEACAEMKKRGVRLYAAHLKGRNNYEQEDYTGNTGFLIGNEGNGLSDALSQTADAWVKIPMAGKVESLNAAVAASVLMFEAARQRRLSTDKGVSV, encoded by the coding sequence ATGATTACAAGCACAAAAAATGAACAGGTAAAGCATGCGGCAGAGCTTTTAAAAAAGGCGAAGACGCGGAACGAAGAAGGGCTTTTTGTGGCCGAGGGCACAAGGCTTTGCCAGGAAATCCCGAAGGAGCGGGTGGAGCGGCTGTTCCTTTCGGAAAGCTTTTTAAAGGGCAGTGACGGGAGCCGTTTCCTTAAGCAGTTTGAGGGCTGCCGGACGGAAGAGGTGAGCGATTCCGTTTTCGCATCCATGGCCGATACGAGGACGCCGCAGGGTGTTCTGGCAATCGTCCGCCAGTACGCCTATACGTTTGACGACATGTTCCCTAGAGGCGGGGCGGCCCATCTTATGATCCTGGAAAGCCTCCAGGACCCGGGGAACCTGGGCACCATCGTCCGGGCCGGTGAGGGAGCGGGAATCACCGGCGTCATCATGAGCCGGGATACGGTGGACATCTATAATCCCAAGGTGATCCGCTCCACCATGGGTTCTGCGCTCCGTGTCCCGTTTCTTTACACAGAGGACATCCTGGAAGCATGCGCGGAGATGAAAAAACGCGGCGTCAGGCTGTATGCAGCCCATTTAAAGGGCAGGAATAATTATGAGCAGGAAGATTATACTGGTAATACCGGCTTTCTCATCGGGAACGAAGGGAACGGCCTGAGCGATGCGCTTTCGCAGACGGCTGATGCCTGGGTGAAGATCCCCATGGCCGGTAAGGTGGAGTCGCTCAATGCGGCAGTGGCGGCCTCGGTTCTGATGTTTGAGGCCGCAAGGCAGAGGCGGCTTTCGACAGACAAAGGAGTGAGCGTATGA
- a CDS encoding NfeD family protein — translation MTAIGWLIVFVILIGIEVMTMALTTIWFAGGALAAFFMALAGQPVNAQLVVFLAVSFVLLIFTRPFAARFINKGTIKTNAESLVGKKARVTSEINNGISAGAAVLNGQEWTARSADDAQVIPEGETVVVKEIRGVKLIVERVKEG, via the coding sequence ATGACGGCGATAGGCTGGCTGATTGTTTTTGTGATCCTGATCGGGATCGAAGTGATGACGATGGCGCTTACCACCATCTGGTTTGCCGGCGGCGCCCTGGCGGCGTTTTTCATGGCCCTGGCAGGCCAGCCGGTGAACGCGCAGCTCGTCGTGTTTCTGGCGGTTTCCTTTGTGCTTTTGATCTTTACGCGGCCCTTTGCCGCAAGGTTCATAAACAAGGGAACCATAAAAACAAATGCGGAGAGCCTGGTAGGGAAAAAAGCCAGGGTAACTTCGGAAATCAACAACGGGATTTCTGCCGGGGCGGCCGTCTTAAACGGCCAGGAGTGGACCGCCAGGTCGGCGGACGATGCCCAGGTCATTCCGGAAGGGGAAACCGTTGTTGTGAAGGAAATCCGCGGTGTGAAGCTGATTGTTGAGAGAGTGAAAGAGGGATAG
- a CDS encoding SPFH/Band 7/PHB domain protein translates to MGFILVTILVLIVLLLLVSCIRIVPQASAVVVERLGAYLDTWSVGLHFKMPFIDRVAKRVVLKEQVVDFAPQPVITKDNVTMKIDTVVFFQITDPKLYAYGVENPIMAIENLTATTLRNIIGDLELDQTLTSRETINTKMRAALDVATDPWGIKVNRVELKNIIPPAAIQDAMEKQMKAERERREAILRAEGEKKSTILVAEGKKQSAILDAEADKQAAILHAEAEKEKRIREAEGQAEAILKVQQANAEGIRMIKEAGADAAVLQIKSLEAFAKAADGRATKIIIPSEIQSIAGLVKSLTEVAGAGDDGKNA, encoded by the coding sequence ATGGGATTTATACTTGTGACAATTCTTGTGCTGATTGTGCTCCTTCTGTTGGTTTCCTGCATCCGGATCGTGCCCCAGGCCAGCGCGGTCGTAGTGGAGCGGCTTGGAGCGTACCTGGATACCTGGTCCGTGGGACTCCATTTTAAGATGCCGTTCATTGACCGTGTGGCGAAGCGTGTGGTTTTAAAGGAGCAGGTGGTGGATTTTGCGCCGCAGCCGGTGATTACAAAGGACAATGTCACGATGAAAATCGACACGGTGGTGTTCTTCCAGATCACGGATCCGAAGCTTTACGCATACGGCGTGGAGAACCCGATCATGGCCATTGAAAACCTGACGGCTACGACACTCAGGAACATCATCGGCGACCTGGAGCTTGACCAGACGCTGACCTCCAGGGAAACCATCAACACGAAGATGCGGGCTGCCCTCGATGTGGCCACTGATCCGTGGGGCATCAAGGTAAACCGCGTGGAGTTAAAGAATATCATCCCGCCGGCAGCCATCCAGGATGCCATGGAGAAGCAGATGAAGGCAGAGCGGGAGCGCCGTGAAGCCATCCTGCGGGCAGAGGGCGAGAAGAAGTCCACAATCCTTGTGGCAGAAGGAAAGAAGCAGTCGGCGATTCTGGATGCCGAGGCTGACAAGCAGGCGGCCATCCTTCACGCCGAGGCGGAAAAGGAGAAGCGGATCCGCGAGGCAGAAGGCCAGGCGGAGGCGATCCTTAAGGTTCAGCAGGCCAACGCGGAGGGCATCCGCATGATTAAAGAGGCAGGCGCCGATGCGGCCGTCCTTCAGATAAAGAGCCTCGAGGCCTTTGCGAAGGCGGCTGACGGAAGAGCCACGAAGATCATCATCCCATCGGAAATCCAGTCCATTGCAGGCCTTGTAAAGAGCTTGACAGAGGTTGCAGGAGCCGGGGACGACGGGAAAAATGCATAG
- a CDS encoding biotin--[acetyl-CoA-carboxylase] ligase, whose amino-acid sequence MKSEILKLLKEAEGYISGQELCERFGVSRTAVWKVINQLKEEGYEIEAVRNKGYILTGVGDVLLAEELESAIHTKWAGHPVICFGETDSTNIQARRLADEEHAPHGTLVTAEQQNGGKGRRGRTWESPSGVGIWMSLLLRPEIHAVSASMLTLVAALAAKKGIFEATGIQSEIKWPNDLVLNKKKICGILTEMSTELMEIQYVVIGTGINVNIKEFPEEIKETATSLFLETGKTHNRSRIIAGIMKAFEEYYEIFAETEDMSGLMEQYNKSLVNLGREVCVLAPSGEFRGICEGIDDQGSLIVRREDGTVSHVVSGEVSVRGIYGYV is encoded by the coding sequence ATGAAAAGCGAGATTCTTAAGCTCTTAAAGGAGGCAGAGGGCTACATATCGGGACAGGAGCTCTGCGAGCGGTTCGGCGTATCCAGGACGGCCGTCTGGAAGGTTATCAATCAGTTAAAGGAAGAGGGATATGAAATCGAAGCCGTCCGGAATAAGGGATACATTCTGACGGGAGTCGGGGATGTCCTTTTGGCAGAAGAGCTGGAGAGCGCCATCCATACGAAGTGGGCCGGACATCCGGTGATCTGCTTCGGCGAGACGGATTCCACGAATATCCAGGCCAGGCGCCTGGCAGATGAAGAGCATGCGCCTCATGGAACCCTTGTGACGGCGGAACAGCAGAACGGCGGCAAAGGCCGGAGGGGCCGGACATGGGAATCGCCGTCCGGCGTCGGGATCTGGATGAGCCTTCTGTTACGCCCGGAAATCCATGCGGTGTCTGCGTCCATGCTGACCCTGGTGGCCGCTTTGGCGGCGAAAAAGGGGATTTTTGAGGCCACGGGCATCCAGTCGGAGATCAAGTGGCCAAACGACCTCGTTTTAAATAAGAAAAAAATCTGCGGGATCCTGACGGAGATGAGCACGGAGCTCATGGAGATCCAGTACGTCGTGATCGGGACAGGCATCAACGTAAACATAAAAGAATTTCCGGAAGAGATAAAGGAGACGGCCACGTCGCTGTTTCTGGAGACCGGGAAAACCCATAACAGGAGCCGCATCATTGCAGGGATCATGAAGGCCTTTGAGGAATACTATGAGATTTTTGCAGAGACGGAAGACATGTCGGGGCTCATGGAACAGTACAACAAGAGCCTGGTGAATTTAGGACGCGAGGTCTGCGTGCTGGCGCCGTCCGGGGAATTTCGCGGGATCTGCGAGGGCATCGACGACCAGGGCTCTCTCATCGTAAGGCGTGAGGATGGGACGGTCTCCCATGTGGTTTCGGGAGAGGTTTCCGTGAGGGGGATTTATGGATACGTCTAG